A segment of the Mycobacterium intracellulare ATCC 13950 genome:
CAAGCACGGTCCCCCGGGCGCTCGCCGGCTCGATTGGGACCGCACCCTGTTGTTCAGGCGCCTCAAGGAATTGCACCTCGAGTTCACACCCGTTCAGGAGGTGTCCAATTGACCACGCAATCGTTGACCCGAGTGGCTGTCGGCGTTTGCGCCCTCGCATTGTCGTTGACCGCCGGCGCCGGCCTTGCGGACGCCGATCGGGACCTGAGTCCGTTCGTCAAAACCACCTGCAATTACGGACAGGTGATATCGGCGCTGCAGGCGGCGGATCCGCAAGCCGCCGCACAAT
Coding sequences within it:
- a CDS encoding hemophore-related protein, with translation MTTQSLTRVAVGVCALALSLTAGAGLADADRDLSPFVKTTCNYGQVISALQAADPQAAAQFNSSPESGAFLRQFLASPPGQRQQMAQMLADQPGADQQFELVQRVFGTCNNY